The nucleotide window ataaaacactcaatataataatttaaacaatatattcaattaattatttgtcaAGTCTACAAATGGGGTTGTCCATCACCATCTGAAGGTCCACCTTCGGGCCCACGAGGTCACGGATGTTGTTCAGCCCGTACTTGATCATGGTGGGCCTCTCCAAGGACAGTCCCCAAGCAATCACCGACACGTCCTCGGGCAGGCCCATGGGCAGCAGCATCTCTGGGCGGAACACCCCAGAGTTGCCGATCTCTATCCATTTACCGAGGCCtgtgaatgaatttaaataaaacgtcACAATTTTCACAGAAAttttcgtgataaaaagtaacctatggtCCTTTCAAAGCTCACGCTTATCTCTACCAAAATTCACTAAAATCAGTTCATACTTTCACATTTAAATAAAGTGGATATTCCACGAAAAACCTATAATTCAAAGAGGCCTAGTCAcatatacctattacctactcaTAGTCCAACTTCAGAACCAGTTCCTTGTATATTGTGCCAGGTGTACCATAAGAGGTAGTGGCTCAGAGCACATTGGTAAGGGGAATCCGTAAAGGGTGACGTTTAAATACCTTGTAGGGAGTGAAGATGGCAGCCAGGAAACACACAAAAAGCAAGTATCGGGTCGCCTTCTCATGATTCGGTCCGTATTGCTGTGAGGTTGGAGTGGCGATTGGAAAACGTTGTACCCTCTGCTGGTGGAGACACCTGATATGGTGGTGACATACCCTCGTGGAAGGCGAAGATCTCCATGCTGGGCTCGGTGTAGGGGTTGTAGGCCGGCTTAAACTGCAGGCGCCGGAAGCCGAGGCGCGCGAAGAACGCGTCCAGCGTGCTGATGAGGTCGGCCAGCCCCAGCCCGCGCGCGCACGCCACGCCCTCCACCTGGTGGAACTCCGCCAGGTGCGTGGCGTCCAGCGTCTCGTTGCGGAACACCTGCGCATAACATAGTGTATGTGTAAGAAGCACAACGCCCAATCACCTGATCAAATGTGGATAATGCCCTGAAGAAAGAAGTCATCTTTCTGAGCTGGTCAGTACCTCcagtaaaagtaataatttgTTCCATGCAAGAATCGCCTGTGTCATCTTTAGAGTTCATATAAGTAGGGTCTTCTGTAAAGCCAATTTGGCATATTACAACAACAGAACAGTACCATAGTTTTAATAAGTCGTAAAAGAGTACTTGTCAGTTGGTTTACCTTTGCTAGAAAACCTGTCTTTATGCTGACAATCTTTAAGAAATCTTTGTAAGGAGCTGAGCACAAAATTGTTCACAGCTGTAGTTTTTAAATTCCTTAATAGTCGTCAACCTTTAGTTGGCACTTGAGGAAGAAGACATTATTGAAGCTATATACTCACTTTATCGATACTGAAATACTTCTGCGGCGTGAAGTGCTTCTGCTGCGCCAGCTGGTACAGCATGCGCGCGCTCACCGCCGTGGTGTGCGTGCGCAGCAGGTTCTTCTGCGCCTCCGACAGCTTCCACGAGTAGCGGTAGCCCTGCGCACCGTGAGCTGGTCAATCAATGGAGGGAGTCTGCCGAATGGTCACCGTGAGCTGGTCACTACCGACGGCCTTCAGAAAGACCCTGATCTATGCATTCATGGAAATAtttgggtgttttccagtgctTGGgtgtatatacaatatatatttatataagtatttatatgtagtatataaatatatctgtTAAGAGacgaaatatcttagcattccatgggaTTCACAGTGTGGGTGCCAGGTCCATTGTGTAGAACAGAGAAAACCCCAAGCAGATCTCCGATCCTACTatgagtaatattataaacacgaaagtttgtatagatgtgaTGTTTTTCACACAAAAGCTAATAAATGGATTTGGCCTAGATAACAAATTTTATcatggaaaaattcatggtttctgCATATTGTGAGCATGCCCTAGTTGCAacatatatcaataaataatttttcatattgaaATTCTGCAATTAATGCATGCTTCCCATTATAGTTTTGTACTAATTCAACACATGACACAGAAGTACATCAGTcagctaataaaataaaagtcttAACTGCCAAAGCCGTCAATAATTCTGCCAATTTTGTGATTATAAACTAtcaaaaatatccaattttaatgaaaatgttaatttattagcCGTTAACTTACTTGTGAGCCATAACCTCCTTCGCTGTGAACTTTCTTGACCCTTTCCAAGTATTCCATAGGAAACTCTGTGGAGTTTGCTGGTGAGGATATGAAGAAGGTGTCGTGAGCGTCGCGCGCTGGATGCTGCTGCGGCTGGAATAGTGCATCGAAGTTCCAGAAGGAACTCTCCACATACTGGTTGGTTGGCATCTCTGTGAAACCCATCTCGAGAAAGATCTCTCTGAACTCTGAACGGACTTTGAGGAGTGGATGGAGGTGACCACATTCTGGTGGTTGCCCTGTATTGAAAATTTACAGTTACTATAGAATGTTCTGCTTGACTGTACTGTAAAAGTTTGTGAAAACAGATGgacgtttgtaattttttgaagtCAAAACTATTGGTTTACTTTTGATGAACTTGGCATAAATGGTACAAGTTTTAAATCCTGAAATCATTGGTTAGCCAGAAACCAAGGAGTTCCTtgattaataaagtaaaaaaacttCTTTACCTACACTTGATTTGAGGTGCAAGCTAGTGAATGTGTTAAGAAAAGttcaaagaagttttacttcagttgttTGGTTTAAAGCACACTcgttttttgttgtaataacAGACTCCACATTTttgcttaaatattttatctaaaggTCGCAATAAAGTCCATTTATAAAAGCTGTTATCTTACttgaatactttttaataataatttcatcaaaGTTACATAAACAATAGCAGTCAATGTAATCATGACAAAACTACTGCAAAACCAGGCActataaaaaagatatatatGAATCTAATGCTCTCTGACTGATGAACCAAGATACAGATATAGCAATAACAACTCGGGTAATACTTTCCAGACaagagagacaaatatcttagcatttcatggattcgccaagcaggtgccgggtccattgttTGGCAGAGAGAAAACTGAGCAGATCCACATACTCATGGCCTATGAGTGTAGGGTTAAaaaattccttgacaattgattaataCTACCCTTCTGTgctcatgttgttctccctgcctagccaaatttaatatgatcctactagagcagcttttgttctaatatagaacctGCTGCATTCCTAGTGAGGTGTAGGTCTTAAGGCAAGTTATTATGCTGGTAATCCCTACACCTACTTTTACGGCGACTAAACTGtacaactcaaaaaataaaaacacattacCTAGTGCATCAAAATTGTAAGGTTTGAACTGCAGTTCCTTCCATGAGCCTGTTAATAACATTTCACTTGTTAAATCGGTTTCTAACTTCTTGACTGTTGTGGCAAACTGTGGTCCCTTAGTTAGCACAAAACTCTTTAATGTGATTTCTTGtagtagttttctttttttatagtcACTCTTTACATTGTCAGGTAAATTGTCTATGCCCTTTCTTATTTCATTCAGGTGTTCCTGCACAAGATCAGTGATGCTTTCTGTTTTTCTTTTGACTAATGGTGCACCACTGGATTTATCAATTACAATCCACCCTAATGACATGGCTTTGCTAAAACCAACCTTTGCGTTTGGTACAGTCTGAAAAAAATGCATCAGTTTTGGATATTACCTAACAACTGTTGTGAGGTCATTGTAGTAATAATACTGGCATTTtgcctaatttaaatataatttatgtaatattgttaacaaaaagttgtaatttcatagataaataattaaaatcctcTTTATATACTGGtatctattataaataaaagtatattatggTGGTTTTTTACTTGCATAAGTGCATAATTTTCCAGTAGTATGCAGTTTCTATAGAAAACAGTCTGTATAGTATTTCACTTTAAAATTCACAAATTTTAACGATAAGTCTACGTGTAAGTATCAATATACTTCATACCTTCATAACTTCGGCTTGTAAAATCCCAGCCTCAGGAATACTGCGATATAACACTGCTTCATGACTCCCTTTCTCAGCGACTAACTTTCCCTCATCAGATAACTCCCATTTCGTACTTTTAACACCTTCGGAAATAACCATCTCTAGAGCTTCTAAACTTTTAACTGCACCAACAATTTTTTGATGATCTTCATTGAATTCGTCTGCTAAATCTAAAGTGTCTACCGTAACTTTCTCCtctatatattttagaattttttcatTAAGCTCCATTATTGTATCAAAgatgtttttttgaaaaatttattaaaaacgtaattgtatagagattttttttgaaaaatttaaatttttaaggtTATCGCCACTTCACTTTCAAATTGGATTGGAATTGACAGTGACATTTGACACGACTCCAAGTCTGTCAACATGACATTTTTAGTTTAGGGCCTTTCTGCACTAGCAGTTTTGATTTTTGGCTAATGAAATTAGACACTTAAAAACAGTGCAGATATTGAAATAACTCAGtctgataattataatttaatatttttttaatgagagTAATGTTCTCACACATTGTGTGTATTATAACAtcaatagtatttattttttatttctaggGCAATTAAAGTATACAGCTTGTGccgattaacttgacacctggctcgaatcaTGTTTGTACctactgtgtttgtatggatgtgtttggtaactaacattgagttgtgtataaatttcctcttttaagtgcctcatttttcatgcgttattaacacatctaacagtatttattattattgctgaGTACAAACAAACAGGGAGTAAGAGTATGTAAAGTGTAAACggcttttttttaagtatttggctggtgggaggcttcggctgtggttagttaccactcaAAGGTTAGttacgtatcgccaagcgatttagcgtttcggcaTGATGCCGtgtagcctgcttccatcttagactgcatcatcacttaccatcaggtaagattgtagtcaagggctgacttgaaaagaataaaaaaacggcATAATGGGGTATGTTCGATACTTGACACgaatatttgtgtttttttcaggTCGGTGTCGGTCTTTTGCAAGTGAAAGGAACAAATAAAAAGATTGCAAGGGATTTTTCGCAGTGCCGTCAACTTTTTTACGAACTTTAAGTTTAAAACACATACATGAATACGTTGAACATAACAGCGACTTTATTTccgcatacaaaatatttttgagttaaaatcagcggtaattttaaataataggcttaataaaacacttacttttaataaagttaaagaaaccaattgagacaAACacaaaaacagacaaaaatgtaAGTTAAATTGGATAAACACTACAAagccaaatgactatgtaaaACTTAgctgaaattaatgtacgcatAACTGTTTGTTATGATGTAATATTGCTGGTCACTGAGTATTCAGGAGTACGtgtctataataataactaatacttaacaaaaataaaaataatagtaatactCAGCACGTGTATCACCAAGTACGACTCACctctaataaataattcagaACATTTTTCTAACTTAGTATCTACTAATTTATTTCCGCAACTAACCATGCATAATCTCATAACTCCAAAAGTCTTTGTACTGAATTTTGGCCCCTTGGTCGTCCCACTCATCTCACCAGTGTTGCCAACTCAGTGGAACTTCCACTAGATACAACAGTTGATAGTGTGTACACAAGGTCTAAATTTCAACGTTTTCAATACGTTTTTCTATTAAATTGGCGCAGTCATACCAACAATACTACCGTTGGCGcgcattttgtttatttcaattaaatagtCTTGTCGCACCGtgagaaagaaaaacattttctatCAAGTATCAATAATTTCGTTTAtattgtaagtacctactatactaATTCGATTTTGATGCTGTTTCTTAAGATCACACTTGACCAAGCACTTAGAACCAGCCTATTTATGAGGTCTATGCTAGAAAGACAATATTTCGCGTTATCGGTGTCGAGTGCCTTATTGTACTTAAAGGTGCTGATGGAGCATTCTCTTCTAACAGAAGATCGAGctttcgccgtttttatatattttgtcgaGCTAAACAACGaaccgagccaagcatagagccaaaaATTGCTATGAACGTCTCTATAATTCTAGCGACCGCTCTATTCGATGTTTCCATGCCAAACAAATCAGCTCCGTAGACTGCTCGCCAGATCTTTACTCTGCCAGAACACTCGatagaatgctcgctaaaatgttctcgtattaatttgtattatgtTTCTATGATGAACAATttgcacgaatgctcattacaaatgattgctcaagtctatcagcaccataatacttgtacatatgttttctgtaccATATCATTAAATATTACCTAAGTACTATTGGCCactttttttctatcatttatttatggtagttagtaattaggtatattaaaaaataacattgcttTTAAAATATCGTTATGTTCAGGGAAATTCTTATTATTATGAATGCAAAAGCAAACGCATCACTGTGTCCGAGGCTTAACTAATTAAAATGATTGAATTCGTTATGTTACTCGTAAGTAGCGCACCGGTAAACAACAAGTTTAACTATTTGGATCAATATTTTTCACTTGGTCACGGTACGTAGGTATTCATTAACGataattaatatgtaggtacctagtacctacataaagtGCGCCTTCAGCAAGTTTAACGCTCACATCACAGAGTCAcagtataggtacatattatatttttctctgACAGAgttattattatgtaagtacctaagtaGGTGTATCATTCATGCGGAACACACTTTATTCCACTGCCCAAATTTTGAACAACAGAGAGAATTAGTAAAACGTCAGGTTGGGAGCGAAATAGAAGTTGGAAATCCAAGCAGCATAATGCTAGAGACGAAGGAGAAATGGGaagctataatattttatctggAAGGAATAATAAAGTGTAAAGAGAAGGACGAAAGAGAAAGAAATAGAGCTCGGTGATACATAGACAAGGGTGTTGGTGGTAGGTCGAATTGGCAGGAACACCAACGCCTTGGGGTCAGGAGGGACtttttttagccggtaggagtccggcactatcCGGTTCAGGAcgtccatgaggatttttttCCTCCTGAAAAAAGGTGTATCAGTAGCaagtagtaacgttattttaacgaaaaccAGCCATTAAATTTCGCTGAaataatcatgatttttttcgcTAGATACCTAcacgtaaaaacaaaaaatcactgccactttaagtaggtactcgtaggtaaataatatgACATAGTCAAGGACCttgaaataagtaaataattagatgatcacaaaaacgaaatacGGTGGTTCCTACCTACTTAgtgactaattaattatttgaatggtaaTTAACACTGAGATACTACTGAAGCTGCTTCAACGAGTGTGCAGTTCGTTGTAATGAAATTCACAttcaaaatcgtttatttctagTAGCCTTAAGTCTACAAGCACTTAAAAAACGTTTGTTTGACTATTTACCCGACTGCCAAGAAgggtattgaaatatatttcttagaCGGTTGAGAAGGCAGGttctttcaaaaaaaagagCCGGCAAGATCTGTGgatctttcagaaacggctttaattaaaacaggaCACTGTATTGGctccgccttcaaactgatcagaaggtagcacataggtaagatgttgtttttttacaaaatttcactcccctttatccacacgtaatatgaataacactgcgcttactagtacgTCCATCGGCCAAGGCTTCGAAAAGCCTTTATGTACACTGTCGAAACTTACTGAACGGACTTTCACGTAGGTTTCTACTGTAAGTCGATTCATGAGGAAGATTTCGGTTAGGTTTACCTAATAAGTATTACATAATTAGATTAATTTGGCACTGAGCTGTAGAACGCGTGTTTAcgaggttttattatttaaaacaaaaaaatcactttcCAAAGTCCGCTTCCGCGCTCTCAATGTTAAACCGCAAGATTGACTGACTTGTTGAAGTTTTTGTTTTCCTACGGTGCCAGTCTAGGCTGGCTGTTTAATCTACTTTTCTTCGTCATACGAGTAAGAGCCGATAAATGGCCCACAGCTGGACAAGAGCCCTTTGTAGGAACTTTCAAACAACGGACCTGAGACGCCTGTAACCAGTGGTTATATGCAACACATTTAATGTCATCAGTCCATTCAGTGAGGGGTCAAGCCACAATGCGCTTTttggtgcagggtcgccattctagctcTTTGCCCagtccattgtcacttcagcttccaattgtttcaatttagatgatttagattaaattttttttctagatGTCTCGGTTAAGCATTGTGATATTCGGCGCGACGGGCTTCACAGGCAAGCATGCAGTAGCGGAACTTGCGCGCTTGAGCAAGGCCGACAGCGGCCTCACGTGGGGCGTGGCCGGCAGAGCACGGAGCAAGCTGCAGAACGTTCTAGATGAAGCCGCGGAAACCACTGGTAAGTGgtaattctctttctacaaacgataaCACCTCaacaacttaaaaaatatatggggaTGATATTTGTTATCAATTCTTAAACTTTCACTCTTGGCGGAGTAGTCTTGGTTGCAGCAATGAAcgacgccttctgtgcaatgctactccacttttggcgattggctgcagTACACTCCACCATGGATGATTTTGTAGAAGCCTTgactaaatccgtccagcgggtcTGAGATCAacctctggatcttttgccttcAACTTTTCCCTGCCAACCGCTCAATTGAAtcatgatttctggagatgtAGCCAAAGAACTTCAAAATCCGCGGCCAAAGTGTAAATCAGTAAATACGTATCAGCTTTTTTCGATGATAGATAAAAGTACGTACTTACTAATTTTCAGGTATCGATTTGTCTTCCGTAAAGATCATAGTAGCGGACGTGTCGGACGAGAAGTCGCTGCAGGAGATGTGCGCGCAGACGCGCGTGCTGGTGAACTGCTGCGGACCGTACCGCCACTACGGCGAGCCGGTGGTGCGGGCCGCCATCGACGCCAAGGCGCACTACGTGGACGTCAGCGGGGAGCCGCAGgtaacagtggcgtagcgtgtagATCATAGTAGCGGACGTGTCGGACGAGAAGTC belongs to Bicyclus anynana chromosome 10, ilBicAnyn1.1, whole genome shotgun sequence and includes:
- the LOC112046974 gene encoding phenylalanine--tRNA ligase alpha subunit, with amino-acid sequence MELNEKILKYIEEKVTVDTLDLADEFNEDHQKIVGAVKSLEALEMVISEGVKSTKWELSDEGKLVAEKGSHEAVLYRSIPEAGILQAEVMKTVPNAKVGFSKAMSLGWIVIDKSSGAPLVKRKTESITDLVQEHLNEIRKGIDNLPDNVKSDYKKRKLLQEITLKSFVLTKGPQFATTVKKLETDLTSEMLLTGSWKELQFKPYNFDALGQPPECGHLHPLLKVRSEFREIFLEMGFTEMPTNQYVESSFWNFDALFQPQQHPARDAHDTFFISSPANSTEFPMEYLERVKKVHSEGGYGSQGYRYSWKLSEAQKNLLRTHTTAVSARMLYQLAQQKHFTPQKYFSIDKVFRNETLDATHLAEFHQVEGVACARGLGLADLISTLDAFFARLGFRRLQFKPAYNPYTEPSMEIFAFHEGLGKWIEIGNSGVFRPEMLLPMGLPEDVSVIAWGLSLERPTMIKYGLNNIRDLVGPKVDLQMVMDNPICRLDK